A part of Doryrhamphus excisus isolate RoL2022-K1 chromosome 8, RoL_Dexc_1.0, whole genome shotgun sequence genomic DNA contains:
- the si:ch211-105f12.2 gene encoding RIMS-binding protein 2-like isoform X1 → MRMRTKEDSPPSVCQVVTSLLLSMEAGLELDVLIYPNEVRIATPEDLREWELETASQVSLPVCPRLFVALYPYNPAAMSPNPDTAAEELPFVPGQIIKVFGDKDCDGFYRGESGGLSGYVPSNLVAEIPVDDEYLKHLLMQQGFIPVDQTGMSLTPDVSEVSSVPEDVIVRRMVALFDYDPWESSPNVDSEDELGFRSGDIIYVLGAMDPDGFYYGDLRGRRVFRACAPGVTRGAVRR, encoded by the exons ATGAGGATGAGGACGAAGGAGGACAGTCCGCCATCTGTCTGCCAAGTGGTCACTTCACTGCTGCTCTCGATGGAGGCCGGTCTGGAGCTGGATGTCTTGATTTACCCCAACGAGGTGAGGATCGCCACCCCCGAGGACCTTAGAGAGTGGGAGCTGGAAACGGCCAGTCAGGTGTCTCTACCTGTCTGCCCTCGGCTCTTTGTGGCGCTCTATCCTTACAACCCCGCGGCGATGTCGCCCAACCCTGACACGGCGGCCGAGGAGCTGCCTTTTGTGCCCGGACAGATCATCAAG GTGTTTGGAGACAAAGACTGCGACGGGTTCTATCGTGGCGAATCGGGCGGCCTCTCGGGCTACGTTCCTAGTAACTTGGTGGCTGAAATCCCCGTGGATGACGAGTATCTGAAGCATTTACTCATGCAGCAGGGCTTCATCCCTGTCGATCAAACAG GAATGTCTTTGACCCCCGATGTGAGCGAGGTGTCCAGCGTTCCCGAAGACGTGATTGTACGCAGAATGGTGGCCTTATTTGACTACGACCCCTGGGAAAGTTCACCTAATGTGGACAGTGAA GATGAACTCGGCTTTCGTTCGGGTGACATCATATATGTTCTCGGAGCCATGGATCCGGATGGATTCTACTAC GGCGATCTGCGAGGGAGACGAG TGTTCAGGGCGTGTGCACCAGGAGTAACAAGAGGAGCAGTGCGCCGCTGA
- the si:ch211-105f12.2 gene encoding RIMS-binding protein 2-like isoform X2 codes for MRMRTKEDSPPSVCQVVTSLLLSMEAGLELDVLIYPNEVRIATPEDLREWELETASQVSLPVCPRLFVALYPYNPAAMSPNPDTAAEELPFVPGQIIKVFGDKDCDGFYRGESGGLSGYVPSNLVAEIPVDDEYLKHLLMQQGFIPVDQTGMSLTPDVSEVSSVPEDVIVRRMVALFDYDPWESSPNVDSEDELGFRSGDIIYVLGAMDPDGFYYGDLRGRRGLVPSNFLQPLPWD; via the exons ATGAGGATGAGGACGAAGGAGGACAGTCCGCCATCTGTCTGCCAAGTGGTCACTTCACTGCTGCTCTCGATGGAGGCCGGTCTGGAGCTGGATGTCTTGATTTACCCCAACGAGGTGAGGATCGCCACCCCCGAGGACCTTAGAGAGTGGGAGCTGGAAACGGCCAGTCAGGTGTCTCTACCTGTCTGCCCTCGGCTCTTTGTGGCGCTCTATCCTTACAACCCCGCGGCGATGTCGCCCAACCCTGACACGGCGGCCGAGGAGCTGCCTTTTGTGCCCGGACAGATCATCAAG GTGTTTGGAGACAAAGACTGCGACGGGTTCTATCGTGGCGAATCGGGCGGCCTCTCGGGCTACGTTCCTAGTAACTTGGTGGCTGAAATCCCCGTGGATGACGAGTATCTGAAGCATTTACTCATGCAGCAGGGCTTCATCCCTGTCGATCAAACAG GAATGTCTTTGACCCCCGATGTGAGCGAGGTGTCCAGCGTTCCCGAAGACGTGATTGTACGCAGAATGGTGGCCTTATTTGACTACGACCCCTGGGAAAGTTCACCTAATGTGGACAGTGAA GATGAACTCGGCTTTCGTTCGGGTGACATCATATATGTTCTCGGAGCCATGGATCCGGATGGATTCTACTAC GGCGATCTGCGAGGGAGACGAGGTTTGGTCCCGTCTAATTTCCTACAGCCTCTACCTTGGGATTAG